One stretch of Oncorhynchus clarkii lewisi isolate Uvic-CL-2024 chromosome 3, UVic_Ocla_1.0, whole genome shotgun sequence DNA includes these proteins:
- the LOC139405430 gene encoding large ribosomal subunit protein uL2-like, translated as MGRVIRGQRKGAGSVFKAHVKHRKGAAKLRHIDFAERHGYIKGIVKDIIHDPGRGAPLAKVAFRDPYRFKKRTELFIAAEGIHTGQFIYCGKKAQLNIGNVLPVGTMPEGTIICCLEEKPGDRGKLARASGNYATVISHNPDTKKSRVKLPSGSKKVIASANRAVVGVVAGGGRIDKPILKAGRAYHKYKAKRNSWPRVRGVAMNPVEHPFGGGNHQHIGKPSTIRRDAPAGRKVGLIAARRTGRLRGTKTVSEKEN; from the exons ATGGGCCGTGTTATCAGGGGACAGAGAAAAGGTGCTGGCTCTGTGTTCAAAGCCCACGTGAAGCACAGAAAAGGTGCTGCTAAACTCCGACACATTGACTTTGCTGAACGTCATGGTTACATCAAGGGAATTGTGAAG GATATCATCCATGACCCAGGCCGTGGTGCTCCCCTGGCCAAGGTGGCTTTCCGTGACCCCTACCGATTCAAGAAGAGGACGGAGCTGTTTATTGCTGCAGAGGGCATCCACACCGGCCAGTTCATCTACTGTGGCAAGAAAG CTCAACTGAACATCGGTAATGTCTTGCCCGTGGGCACCATGCCTGAGGGAACCATCATCTGCTGTCTGGAGGAGAAGCCTGGTGACAGGGGCAAGCTGGCCAGGGCGTCTGGGAACTACGCCACGGTCATCTCCCACAACCCAGACACCAAGAAGTCCAGGGTCAAGCTGCCCTCTGGCTCAAAGAAGGTCATCGCCTCCGCAAACAGAGCCGTTGTTG GTGTGGTTGCTGGAGGTGGACGTATTGACAAGCCCATCCTGAAGGCCGGTCGTGCCTACCACAAGTACAAGGCCAAGAGGAACTCATGGCCACGTGTCCGTGGTGTGGCCATGAAC ccTGTTGAGCATCCCTTCGGTGGTGGTAACCACCAGCATATTGGAAAACCCTCAACTATCAGGAGGGACGCACCTGCTGGTCGCAAGGTCGGTCTCATTGCTGCCCGTCGTACAGGCAGACTGCGTGGAACAAAGACCGTCTCGGAGAAGGAGAATTAG